Genomic window (Azospirillum lipoferum 4B):
TCTCCGGCAGGCTGTGATGGATCAGGTCGTCATAGGCCAATTCCGCCACGGTGCGGGTGCCGTGGGTCAGGATCACCCGGTCGAACTTCTCGTACATCTCCGGGTCCTTGATGATGCTGAGGAACGGCGCCAGGCCGGTGCCGGTGCTCAGCAGATACAGGTTCCGCCCGGGAAGCAGGTTGTCGGTGATCAGCGTGCCGGTCGCCTTGCGGTTCACCAGCAGCGTGTCGCCTTCCTTCAGGTGCTGCAGGCGCGAGGTCAGCGGGCCGTCCTGCACCTTGATGCTGAAGAACTCCAGCGTCTCCTCGTAATGCGCGCTGACGAGGCTGTAGGCGCGCAGCAGGGGCCGGCCGTCGACCTCCAGCCCGATCATGGTGAACTGCCCCGGCAGGAAGCGGAAGGACGGATCGCGCGTGGTGGTGAAGCTGAACAGCGTGTCGGTCCAGTGGTGAACGGTCAGCACGCGCTCTTTGATCAAGTTGCTCATGGGGGCGTTCCAAAACCTGTCGAGGCCAACTCCGTTGGCACTGTTCTAGCCATTGTCCGGGACGCTGCATCAGGTGGCCGGTGCGCAGACACGCAAGCGGAGCTGCCGCGACGCAACGGCCGAAACCTATCAACAAACCCGGTCGAAGGCCACGGATTTATACCAGTCAAATGACGGGCTTTCCGACAAACAACACAATCCACGCCGTACAACATTGATCCCGGTCAATCGCCGCTTCATTCCGCACTGGGCGGCGCGAACAGGTAGGGCGACAAGCCGCGCAGGTTCTCGTCGACGATAAGCCGATGATTCAGCGGCGGAAACGCCCGCTGCGAGCAGTCGAGCCGCGGGCAGAGCCGGCAATTCACCCCGATCGGGGTCGCCGCGTCGGTGTTGGACAGGTCGAACCCGTCCGCATAGGTGACTTGAGCCGCATGCTGGACGTCGCACCCCAGCGCGACGGCGAATTGCTGCGGCGGGCTGCGGTGGCCGCCGCCGGCCTTCACCACCGTGCGGGCGATGGAGAAATAGGCGGTGCCGTCCGGCATTTCCGCCATCTGGCTGTGGATCTTGCCCGGCGTGCGGAACGCCTCGTAGACGATCCAGCGCGGACAGCCGCCGCCGAAGCGGGCGAAATGGAAACCGGCGCCGGAAAAGCGCTTGGACACGTTGCCGGCGCTGTCCACCCGCATGAAGAAGAAGGGCACGCCCTTGGCCCCCGACCGGTGCAGGGTGGTCAGCCGATGGCAGACCTGCTCGAACGACGCGTCGAAGCGCCGCCGCAGGATCTCGATGTCGTAGCGGACCTGGGTCGCCGCCTCGTGGAAGCGGGCGTAGGGCATCAGCACCGCCGCGGCGAAATAGTTCGCCAGCCCGATGCGGGCCAGCCGCCGCGCCTCGTCGCCGGACAGGTTGGCGGACTCGACGATGCCGTTCAGCAGGTCGCGGTGACGCAACAGCGCGATCTGGCAGGCCAGCTGGAAGGTGCGGCCCGACGGCGCCAGCATCTCCGACAGCAGGATGCGCCGGCTGTGGCGGTCGAAGCGGCGGACGGCATAGCCCATCACCTCCGACGGCAGCAAACGGACGCGCACGCTGTGCTGGGTGTTCAGCCAGTCGACCAGACCGCGATAGAGGTCGCCGCGTTCCAGCTTGCCGTCCTGCCACAGGCTTTCGGCCGCCGCCTCCAGGTCGGGGAAATGGTTGGAATGGGTCTGGAACAGGTCGCGCACCTCGTCCTGGGGGAAGCCGGCGCTCTGCACCAGATGCAGCTTCTCGCGGTCGGCCACCCGCTCCGCCAGCGCCTGCAGGTCGTCGCGCGCCCCGCGGAAGCCGCGATAGAGCGCCACCACCGCCTGACCCAGCGTCGGCGCCACCGCCGCCAGTTCGCGGAAATCCTGGTTCTTGATGTCGGAGCCGTCGAACAGCGGATCGGCGAACACTTCGCGCAGGCCGGCGACCAGCCGGCTTTCCTCATCCTCGGCGAAGGCCTGCAGATCGACGCCGAATTGCTGGCCCAGCTTCAGCAGCAGCGGCACCGTCACCGGGCGCTGATTGTGCTCGATCAGATTCAGATAGCTGGGGGAGATACCCAGCTGCTCCGCCATCTGCGCCTGGGTCAGGCCGTGGTCGCGGCGCAGGCGGCGGACCTTCGGACCCAGCATCGCCTTCTTTTCCATGGTCGCCACCGCGCCTCTCCGCTTTACAAGATTTACCGATTTACAGGATTGTGAAAACGGCAGTTTACAAACGGACCTTTTTACAAACAAGGGCTTATTGCAACGCACTCGGGCCGGGTTTAAGTCTTGGTTCACGGCCGCGCTGTAAAGCGCAAGCGGCCCCGAAGACACCGGCGGCAGAGCAAGGGCGGGAGGAAACGCCACTGCGCACAACCGGTTGTCGGGACCGACAAAAGGCCCGCCCCGAGACCCCAGTTCCGCCCCGATCGACCGGGCGCACCGGACAATAAGGAACCTGACCCATGTCGCTCGACGAAAAGACCAAGGCCGCCATCCACGCCGCCCGCTACGAGGGCATCCGCCGCGACTACACCATGGACGACGTCAAGCGTCTGAGCGGCTCGGTCAAGATCGAGTACACGCTGGCCGAGCTGGGCGCGCGGCGCATGTGGGAACTGCTGAACACCGAGCCCTACATCAACACGCTGGGCGCGCTGACCGGCAACCAGGCGATGCAGGCGGTCAAGGCCGGCCTGAAGGCCATCTACCTGTCGGGCTGGCAGGTCGCCGGCGACGCCAACACGGCCGGCCAGATGTACCCGGACCAGAGCCTGTATCCGGTCAACTCGGTCCCGGCGGTGGTCGAGCGCATCAACAACGCCTTCAAGCGCGCCGACGAGATCCAGACCTCCGAGGGCAAGGGCGACACCTACTGGTTCGCGCCGATCATCGCGGATGCCGAGGCCGGCTTCGGCGGCCCGCTGAACGCCTTCGAGCTGATGAAGTCGATGATCAAGGCCGGTGCCGCCGGCGTGCACTGGGAAGACCAGCTGGCTTCGGAAAAGAAGTGCGGCCATCTCGGCGGCAAGGTCCTGATCCCGACGCAGCAGCACATCCGCACGCTGAACGCCGCCCGTCTGGCCGCCGACGTCTGCGGCACCTCGACCCTGGTGATCGCCCGCACCGACGCGGAGTCGGCGCAGCTCATCACCTCGGACATCGACGAGCGTGACCATCCCTTCATCGATTTCGACGCCGGCCGCACCACCGAGGGCTTCTTCCGCCTGAAGAAGGGCATGGGCGTCGATCACTGCATCGCCCGCGGCCTGTCCTACGCGCCGTATTCGGACCTGATGTGGTGGGAGACCTCCAAGCCGAACCTGGACGAGGCGCGCCGCTTCGCCGAGGCCGTGCACAAGCAGTTCCCCGGCAAGATGCTGGCCTACAACTGCTCGCCGTCCTTCAACTGGAAGGCCAACCTGGACGACGCCACCATCGCCAAGTACCAGCGCGAGCTGGGCGCCATGGGCTACAAGTTCCAGTTCGTCACGCTGGCCGGCTTCCACAGCCTGAACTACTCGGCCTTCACGCTCGCCAAGGGTTACGCCGAGCGCGGCATGGCCGCCTACTCCGAACTGCAGCAGGCCGAGTTCGCGGCCGAGAAGGACGGTTACACCGCCACCAAGCACCAGCGCGAAGTCGGCACCGGCTACTTCGACGCGGTCGCCACGGCGATCTCCGGCGGCACCTCCTCGACCACCGCGTACAAGGACTCCACCGAGGCTGACCAGTTCCATTGATCGCAGGTTCCGATCAACGGGATTGGTCCGTGATCCAGTGTGCGAGCTGGATCTTTTCGAACGGCTGATGCTTTGACTTGCCGACGGCCGGGGGCCTTCCCCCCGGCCGTTTTTTTGTGTCCGAAAGACTCCGAAGCGGTTCGTTCGGGATAAGCCGCCCGCGAAGCCAAGCCCCCATGGTATGGCAGCCCTGCGCCGCATCAACCGGTGGTACGGCCCGGCTGGCCCGAAAGTCTTGAACGGGGCTGGAAAATACCGCCAAATCCCTTGCCGGAGCGCGGATCGGCAGGCCGCCAGCCTTGGGTGCGGCGCGGAATCCGTTGTTGACTTGGCACCGCATCGGGACCAATTAAGTCCGCATGCTGAAAACAAACCGATCCGGGACGTAAAGGTCCCACACGCCGGCACCCGACCCAGGGGGCCCGGCGGGCGGAACTGGCCGCCGCGCAGCCCCTTGCGCGGCGATGACCGTTTCCCGACCGCCACTTGCCCCGGCGGGTTCTCCCCTGGTGGACATGCCATCGGAGATGATCCGGCGTTCTTTGGTGAAACGATGAAAGGACAAGACAGTATGGATCAATCGCTCGCAGGAAAGTCCATCGCCATCCTCGTCTCCAACGGCTTCGAAGAAGCGGAGATGACCGAGCCGCAACGCGCCCTGATCAAGACCGGCGCAAACCTGCGGACCATCTCCACCGAGACGGGTCTGGTCAACGGCTGGCACGGCAAGTCCTGGGGCCATTACTTCCCGGTGGACAAGCATCTGAGCGAGGCGCTGGGCGCCGACTTCGACATGCTGCTGCTGCCGGGCGGTGAGCGCAGCGTGGCGAAGCTGCAGCAGTCGGCCCACACCCGCCGCATCGTCGGCCATTTCCTGGATGCCGGCAAGCCGATCGCCGCCATCGACCAGGGCATCCAGCTGCTGGCCATCCCCGGCAAGCTGCGCGGCCGCCTGCTGGCCGCCCCGGAAGCCTACCGCGCCGACCTGACCGCCGCCGGCGGCCGGATCAGCGACGAGGCCCTGGTCGTCGACGACGTCACGGTCTCGGCGCTCGGCCAGGACCAGCTGAACGAGTTCGTCGAAGCGGTGGTGAAGCTGTTCACCGAGCTGGGTTCCGTTCGCAAGGCCGCCTGATCTCCATCCTCAGCCGGTCCCGAAACGGCCGCCGCACCGACCGGGTGCGGCGGCCGTTTCGTTTTCGGATTTCCGTTCGCCGGCAATCTCCGACCGATCCGCTCACCTTCCGTGTTGATAATTTTAAACGTTCGGATTAGAAAGGTTGAGGGTCGAATAATTCCATCGGTGGAGAGTTTCTCTTGCCGATGCCTTGGCGGGGATGCAGGCAAGATGGCTAAATTTCGTGCATTCGGGCGCCTCACCATCCGCGCCAAGATCATCGTCGCCGTGCTGGGCACCGTGGTGATGGCCGGCGCCTTCGGCCTGTTCACGCTCAGCCGGCTGGAAATTCTAAACAATGCTGCCGAAACCATGCGCAGCCGGTCGCTGCCGGCGACCCAGCTGGCCGCTCAACTGACCTCCGCCGCGCAGAGTCATCGCATCGCCGAAGCCGCCTATGCGCTCGCCACCAACGAGATGCAGGTGAACCAGGCGGAAAAGGGCTGGACCGACGCGGTGGCCGATGTCACGGCCCGCCGGCAGGAGGCCGGCACCCGCTTCACCGCCGGGGAAGGGGCGGCGCGGCTTGCGGCATTCGACGAGGCCTGGACCGCCTATGCCGCCGCCGCCGACCGGGTGCGCGCCCAGGCCCGCGACGGCAACGCCCAGTCCGCCGTCAGCGTCTTCAAACGGCCCAGCGCCGTCGCCTTCGCCCGCGTGCAGGAGGCGTTGGATGCGCTGGTCGACGGCACGATGGCCGATGCCGGCGCCGTCGCCGACCAGGGGGCGGAGGTCTACCGCAGCGCCCACGGCATGGTGCTGGGCGGGGTGACGCTGTGCACCCTGCTGGCGCTGGGCTTCGGCGTCGTGCTGGTGCGCGGCATCTCGCGCCCGATCCTCGACGTGGCGAGCGCCCTGGAGCGGCTGGCCGCCCGCGACTTTTCCGTCAGTTTCGAGGAAGGCCGCCGCGACGAGATCGGCCGGATGGCGACCGCCGCCCGCGTCTTCCGCGACACCATGCTCGACACCGAACGCCTCCAGCAGGAGCAGGAACGGCTGAAGACCGCCGCCGCCGAGGAGCGCCGCCGCGAGTTGCGCACGCTCGCCGACGGATTCGAGGCGACGGTGAAGCGGCTTGTCGAAGCGCTGTCGGCCTCCACCGCCGAGATGGCCGCCGCCTCCGCTGCGATGGCCGAGGGCGCGGCCGAGACGGCGCGCCATTCCGACGCGGTGTCGTCGGCCGCCGGCCGCGCCTCGGCCAATGTCGACAACGTCGCCGCCGCCACTGCCGAGCTGTCGGCCAGCTTCGCCGGCATCGCCCGTCTGGTCGCCGATTCCGCCGGCATCGCCGCCGACGCCACCCGCGACGCCGAACGCAGCACCGCCGTGATGGGCAGCCTCGCCGAAGCGGCGGAGGAGATCGGCAAGGTGGTGGACATGATTTCCGGCATCGCCGGCCAGACCAATCTGCTGGCGCTCAACGCCACCATCGAAGCGGCCCGCGCCGGCGAGGCCGGCAAGGGCTTCGCCGTCGTCGCCAGCGAGGTCAAGCAGCTCGCCGGCCAGACGGCGAAGGCCACCGCCGAGATCCAGGCCCGCATCGCCGAGATCCAGAGCGCATCCGGCACCGCGGTCGACACCATCGGCGCCGTCACCCGCACCATCGCCCGCATCAACGAGATCGCCGCCGAGGTCGCCGCCGCGGTGGAGCAGCAGTCCGCCGCCGTGGGCGAGATCGCCGCCAACATCCAGGACGCCGCCGACGGCACCCGCAGCGTCTCCGCCAACATCGCCGCCGTCACCGCCGCCGCCGCATCCGCCGAACAGGCCAGCGGCGCGATGGTGCGCTCGGTGGATACGGTGCATGACGACGCCGGACGGATGCGGCAGGAGGTGGACGGGTTCCTGGGGGCGCTGCGGGCGTCGTAGAGGACGTTGCTGGACGTCTAGGTTAAACCCCCACCTATCCTCCCCCGCTGGGCGGGGGAGGGACTGCCGCTGCCTTTCCGATCAAGCACTTATCCCCTCCCCCGCCCAGCGGGGGAGGGTTAGGGTGGGGGCAATCGAAGCCGACACCCCCACTTGCAAACTACGCCTGCTTGGCGTCGATGATCCCCCGACGCACCGCCCGCGTCTTGGTGAAGTGGTCCTGCAGCTGCTCGCCCTCGCCCCAGCGGATGGAGCGCTGCAGCGCCGTCAAATCTTCCGTAAACCGCTGCAGAATCTCCAGCACCGCCTCGCGATTGTTCAGGAAGATGTCGCGCCACATCACCGGATCGCTGGCGGCGATGCGGGTGAAGTCGCGGAAGCCGCCGGCGGAGAACTTGATGACCTCGGACTTGGTGTCCTCCTCCAGGTCGGACGCGGTGCCGACGATGGTGTAGGCGATCAGGTGCGGCAGGTGCGAGGTGATCGCCAGCACGCGGTCGTGGTGGCTGGCCTCCATGATCTCCACGGTCGAGCCGACGCGGCGCCACATCTCCGTCACCCGCGCCAGCGCTTGGCGGTCGGCGCCGGTCGCCGGGGTCAGGATGCACCAGCGGCCCTGGAACAGGGTGGCGAAGCCGGCCTCGGGACCGGAATGCTCGGTGCCCGCCACCGGATGGCCGGGGATCAGGTGGACGCCGTCGGGCAGATGCGGCCCGATGTCGCGCAGCGTCGCCTGCTTGACCGAACCGACATCGGTGACGATGGTCCCGCGCTTCAGCAACGGCCCGATGGCCTCGCCCACCGTGGCGAAGCTGCCGACCGGGGTCGCCAGCACCACCAGATCCGCACCGGCAAGCGCCGCCGCCAGATCGGTGGTGGCCTCCGCCACGATGCCCAGCTCCAGCGCCTTGGCGCAGGCCTCCGGGTTGCGGTCGGCGCAGACGACCTGCCGCGCGATCCCATACTCCGCCAGCGCCCGCGCCAGGGAGGAGCCGATCAGACCGATGCCGACGATGGCGACGCGGTCGAACAGAGGTGCGGTGTCGGTGGTGACCATGACGCAGAGTGTCCCGGAAGCGGGTTGAATGGCGAAAAACCGTCCCGTTTAAACCACCTCAGGCCCGCCGGACCAAGCGATACTTTGATCGCGCGCCCGTCAAGCGTCGTTGCGCGTCATCTCCGCCCGCAGCGCCTCGGCCAGCCGCTGGAAGGTTTCCTTCCGGCCGGAGGTGCGGCGCCAGGCCAGCGCGATGCGGCGCCCCGGACGGTCGCCGGCCAGCGGGCGCACCGCCAGATCCAGCCCGCGCAGGATGCCCGAATCGACCGCCATCTGCGGCAGCAGCGTCACCCCCAGCCCGTTCGCCACCATCTGCACCAGCGTGTGCAGGCTGGTGCCCTGGAAGGCGGTGTTGTGCGGCGTGGCGTCCAGCGCGCAGGCGGCCATGGCATGGTCGCGCAGGCAATGCCCATCCTCCAGCAGCAGCAAATCCTCCGACGGAACCGCGACGGGCTGCGCCGGATCGCCGCCGCTCAGCCGGTGGCCGGTGGGGCAGACGAAGGAGAAGCGGTCCTCCGCGATGTCCTCCGTCTCCAGGTCGCCCATCGGATAGGGCAAGGCGAGCAAAGCCGCGTCGAGCTTGCCGGCATTCAGCTGGCCGAGCAGCCGGGCGGTCTGGTCCTCGCGCAGATACAGGCGCAGGCGCGGGAAGGCCTCGCGCAGGGCCGGCATCACGCGCGGGATCAGGAAGGGGCCGATGGTCGGGATCACCCCCAGATGCAGGGCGCCCGACATCGGGTCGGCGGCGGAGCGGGTGATCTCCACCAGCTCCTCCGCCCCCTTCAGCAGCTGGCGCGCCCGTTCGGCGATCTCGCGGCCGAGCGGGGTCGGCAGCACCGAACGGCGCGTGCGCTCCACCAGCGTGGCACCCAGCAGGTCTTCCAATTCCTGCAGGCCGGCGCTGAGCGTGGACTGGCTGACGAGGCAGGCCTCCGCCGCCTGCCCGAAATGGCAGCGGTCGACGACGGCAACGAGATAGCGGAGCTGGCGCAGGGTGGGGAGCGGTTTCATGCCGGACTATGTAATCGGATTTATCGATCAGTTCAATTGGTATTTTCTACTTCTCTTGATCACTGATTTCCCGTATTCCTCCTCGGGTCAACGGGACAACGGAACGACGCCCCACCCCCGGCCAC
Coding sequences:
- a CDS encoding ferredoxin--NADP reductase, whose product is MSNLIKERVLTVHHWTDTLFSFTTTRDPSFRFLPGQFTMIGLEVDGRPLLRAYSLVSAHYEETLEFFSIKVQDGPLTSRLQHLKEGDTLLVNRKATGTLITDNLLPGRNLYLLSTGTGLAPFLSIIKDPEMYEKFDRVILTHGTRTVAELAYDDLIHHSLPENEFFGEQVKEKLLYYPTVTREPFRNQGRLTTLMETGKLYSDLGLPELDAEKDRVMICGSPAMLAETTAMMEKRGFVMGTNGEPGGFVIEKAFVER
- a CDS encoding helix-turn-helix domain-containing protein — translated: MEKKAMLGPKVRRLRRDHGLTQAQMAEQLGISPSYLNLIEHNQRPVTVPLLLKLGQQFGVDLQAFAEDEESRLVAGLREVFADPLFDGSDIKNQDFRELAAVAPTLGQAVVALYRGFRGARDDLQALAERVADREKLHLVQSAGFPQDEVRDLFQTHSNHFPDLEAAAESLWQDGKLERGDLYRGLVDWLNTQHSVRVRLLPSEVMGYAVRRFDRHSRRILLSEMLAPSGRTFQLACQIALLRHRDLLNGIVESANLSGDEARRLARIGLANYFAAAVLMPYARFHEAATQVRYDIEILRRRFDASFEQVCHRLTTLHRSGAKGVPFFFMRVDSAGNVSKRFSGAGFHFARFGGGCPRWIVYEAFRTPGKIHSQMAEMPDGTAYFSIARTVVKAGGGHRSPPQQFAVALGCDVQHAAQVTYADGFDLSNTDAATPIGVNCRLCPRLDCSQRAFPPLNHRLIVDENLRGLSPYLFAPPSAE
- the aceA gene encoding isocitrate lyase, which gives rise to MSLDEKTKAAIHAARYEGIRRDYTMDDVKRLSGSVKIEYTLAELGARRMWELLNTEPYINTLGALTGNQAMQAVKAGLKAIYLSGWQVAGDANTAGQMYPDQSLYPVNSVPAVVERINNAFKRADEIQTSEGKGDTYWFAPIIADAEAGFGGPLNAFELMKSMIKAGAAGVHWEDQLASEKKCGHLGGKVLIPTQQHIRTLNAARLAADVCGTSTLVIARTDAESAQLITSDIDERDHPFIDFDAGRTTEGFFRLKKGMGVDHCIARGLSYAPYSDLMWWETSKPNLDEARRFAEAVHKQFPGKMLAYNCSPSFNWKANLDDATIAKYQRELGAMGYKFQFVTLAGFHSLNYSAFTLAKGYAERGMAAYSELQQAEFAAEKDGYTATKHQREVGTGYFDAVATAISGGTSSTTAYKDSTEADQFH
- a CDS encoding DJ-1/PfpI family protein translates to MDQSLAGKSIAILVSNGFEEAEMTEPQRALIKTGANLRTISTETGLVNGWHGKSWGHYFPVDKHLSEALGADFDMLLLPGGERSVAKLQQSAHTRRIVGHFLDAGKPIAAIDQGIQLLAIPGKLRGRLLAAPEAYRADLTAAGGRISDEALVVDDVTVSALGQDQLNEFVEAVVKLFTELGSVRKAA
- a CDS encoding methyl-accepting chemotaxis protein, with the translated sequence MAKFRAFGRLTIRAKIIVAVLGTVVMAGAFGLFTLSRLEILNNAAETMRSRSLPATQLAAQLTSAAQSHRIAEAAYALATNEMQVNQAEKGWTDAVADVTARRQEAGTRFTAGEGAARLAAFDEAWTAYAAAADRVRAQARDGNAQSAVSVFKRPSAVAFARVQEALDALVDGTMADAGAVADQGAEVYRSAHGMVLGGVTLCTLLALGFGVVLVRGISRPILDVASALERLAARDFSVSFEEGRRDEIGRMATAARVFRDTMLDTERLQQEQERLKTAAAEERRRELRTLADGFEATVKRLVEALSASTAEMAAASAAMAEGAAETARHSDAVSSAAGRASANVDNVAAATAELSASFAGIARLVADSAGIAADATRDAERSTAVMGSLAEAAEEIGKVVDMISGIAGQTNLLALNATIEAARAGEAGKGFAVVASEVKQLAGQTAKATAEIQARIAEIQSASGTAVDTIGAVTRTIARINEIAAEVAAAVEQQSAAVGEIAANIQDAADGTRSVSANIAAVTAAAASAEQASGAMVRSVDTVHDDAGRMRQEVDGFLGALRAS
- a CDS encoding prephenate/arogenate dehydrogenase family protein, which encodes MVTTDTAPLFDRVAIVGIGLIGSSLARALAEYGIARQVVCADRNPEACAKALELGIVAEATTDLAAALAGADLVVLATPVGSFATVGEAIGPLLKRGTIVTDVGSVKQATLRDIGPHLPDGVHLIPGHPVAGTEHSGPEAGFATLFQGRWCILTPATGADRQALARVTEMWRRVGSTVEIMEASHHDRVLAITSHLPHLIAYTIVGTASDLEEDTKSEVIKFSAGGFRDFTRIAASDPVMWRDIFLNNREAVLEILQRFTEDLTALQRSIRWGEGEQLQDHFTKTRAVRRGIIDAKQA
- a CDS encoding hydrogen peroxide-inducible genes activator; its protein translation is MKPLPTLRQLRYLVAVVDRCHFGQAAEACLVSQSTLSAGLQELEDLLGATLVERTRRSVLPTPLGREIAERARQLLKGAEELVEITRSAADPMSGALHLGVIPTIGPFLIPRVMPALREAFPRLRLYLREDQTARLLGQLNAGKLDAALLALPYPMGDLETEDIAEDRFSFVCPTGHRLSGGDPAQPVAVPSEDLLLLEDGHCLRDHAMAACALDATPHNTAFQGTSLHTLVQMVANGLGVTLLPQMAVDSGILRGLDLAVRPLAGDRPGRRIALAWRRTSGRKETFQRLAEALRAEMTRNDA